The genomic DNA GTCTATCCCGGCTATATCTGTTCTATCGTTGCCTCCATCGTCACAGGCGTGCCTGTGAAATGGGTCGAGGACCGGATGGAAAACCTGATGTCCACCGCCTTTGCGCGCGATTATTGGATGAAAGGCAAAATTTCGGCCACCAAAGAAGGCAAGATTACTGGTTTGCATTGCCATGTAACGGCTGACCACGGTGCCTTTGATGCTTGCGCTGATCCGACAAAGTTTCCTGCTGGTTTCATGAACATCTGCACCGGATCTTATGACATCCCAATTGCCTATCTTGGCGTCGACGGCGTTTATACCAATAAAGCGCCAGGCGGTGTGTCCTATCGCTGTTCGTTCCGCGTGACCGAGGCTGTGTATTTTATTGAACGCATGATCGAAGTCCTCGCGATTGAGATGGACATGGATGCGGCAGAGTTGCGCCGGATCAACTTTATCAAGAAAGAGCAGTTCCCTTATAACTCAGCCCTTGGCTGGGAATATGATAGTGGCGATTACCACACCGCCTGGGACAAGGCGCTGAAAGCGGTCGACTATGATGGTCTACGCAAAGAGCAGGCTGAGCGTGTCGCAGCGTTTAAACGCGGCGAAACCCGCACAATTATGGGTATCGGTCTCAGCTTTTTTACCGAAATCGTTGGGGCTGGACCAGTTAAGAACTGCGACATTCTTGGGATGGGTATGTTCGATAGCTGCGAAATCCGTATTCACCCAACGGGGTCCGCCGTTGCACGCCTTGGTACTATTAGCCAAGGCCAAGGTCATGCCACGACCTTTGCGCAAATCCTTGCGTCCGAAATTGGCATTTCTGCGGAATCGATCACGATTGAAGAAGGCGACACGGACACAGCCCCCTACGGTCTTGGAACATATGGTTCACGCTCTACGCCGGTTGCAGGTGCAGCAGCAGCAATGGCTGGGCGCAAAATTCGCGCCAAGGCCCAGATGATTGCGGCTTATCTGCTTGAGGTCCACGACGACGACGTCGAATTTGACGTTGACCGTTTTGTTATCAAGGGTGCGCCAGAGCGGTTCAAGACAATGGGTGAGATCGCTTATGCGGCCTACAACCAAGCTATCCCAGGCCTTGAACCGGGTCTTGAGGCAGTCAGCTATTATGATCCGCCCAACATGACCTATCCATTTGGCGCCTACGTCTGCGTCATGGATATCGACGTCGACACCGGTGTTCCAACGATCAATCGCTTCTATGCGCTTGATGATTGCGGCACACGGATCAACCCGATGGTCATTGAAGGTCAAATTCACGGCGGTCTAACCGAGGCTCTTGCCGTCGCCTTGGGTCAAGAAATTGCCTACGATGACATGGGTAACCACAAGAACGCTACGCTGATGGACTTCTTCCTGCCAACCGCTTGGGAGGTGCCAAACTATGAGACGGACTTTACCGTTACTCCATCTCCGCACCATCCCATCGGTGCAAAAGGTGTTGGCGAAAGCCCGCATGTGGGCGGTGTGCCGTGCTTCTCGAATGCGGTGCAGGACGCGTTCCGTCCGTTTGGCAACCGTCACACCAATATGCCCCACGATCATTGGCGTATTTGGAAGACAGCCAACGATCTTGGCATGCATGACTAAAGAAAGGGTGGGGCACTATTACGTGTCCCACACACGCTCATGACAAGTTGGACAAATCTTCAAACAGCGCTGGCTACAACGGGCTATATTGCCAGTGATGATCTGGCGACTGCGCTTCATATTGCCATCACGCTTGGGCGTCCGCTTCTTTTGGAGGGGGCTGCGGGTGTTGGTAAAACTGAAGTCGCTCGTGCTTTGGCGAAAGTACACGATACACAGTTAATCCGTTTGCAATGCTACGAGGGGTTGGATGCGTCACAGGCGATCTATGAATGGAATTATCAGCGACAATTGTTGTCAATCCGCGCTGCTTCAGAAGCTGGTGAAACTGGGTCGGCCGTAGAAGCGCGGATTTTTTCAGAAGACTACCTTCTTGAACGTCCGCTACTTAAAGCGATCCGACAAGACATCCCACCTGTTCTTTTGATCGACGAAATTGATCGCGCTGATGAAGAATTTGAGGCTTATCTGCTGGAAGTTCTATCTGAGTTTCAGATAACGGTCCCTGAGCTGGGCACAATCACTGCGACCACTCGGCCCTTAGTCATCTTGACCGCCAATGGAACACGCGATCTGTCGGACGCGCTGCGCAGACGGTGCATTTATGCGCATGTTGACTATCCTGATCGGCAAACGGAATTGGCGATATTGGCGTCTCGCTGTCCAGAAATTGAAGCGCACCTCAGTGCTCAAATCGTTGGTTTTGTGCAGAAACTGCGCGCAGAAGAGCTGGAAAAGGTTCCTGGAATCGCTGAAATGCTGGATTTTGCGGCTGCACTTGCTGGGCTGGGGATCAAAGACTTGACGACAAACCCTGTTGTTCTTCACGCGGCGCTCGCAACGCTTTTGAAAACTCAAAGTGATCGCGCAGCTGTCCCAACCGAGGTCGCAGCAAGGATTGCAGGGAAAGCAGCATGAGCAAGGTCACACGGTTTGCGGCTGCAGATCCTGGTCCAACGGCGCGCGTGTCCGGGTTCATGGCGCATCTGCGCGAGCATGGTTTTCGACTTGGGGTCGCAGAGACTGCAACGGCACTGCAAGCTCTGTCTTGCGTGAACCCTGCCGTGCCATCCGATGCCCGTCTTGCCCTGAAATCTGTTTGCGCTGGATCGGTTGAAGACATTGCGCAATTTGATCTATTGTTTGATGCGTTTTGGATGAACGAGGGCCGTGTACGTCACAAAGTCATGTCTACAGAACAGGTCAAATCAAAAGAAAACAGCACAAACTCGCGTACAGACGAAACCCAAAGCTGTACCGGCAAAGGATCAATTCACGCGCCAAAGGATGGTGATGACGGTGACGACACCTTTGCGGAGGGAACAGGCAAACTTGTGGCCTCTCAGGCCAACAATCTGATGAAAAAAGACCTTCGTGAATTGGTGTCGGCTGAGGATATCCGCGCGGCTGAACTGATCGCGATCCGACTTGGTAAAGCACTACGTGATCGTAGATCGCGCAGACGAAAAGCTGCAAAGCGAGGTGTTTCAATTGATCTGCGTCGAACGATGCGCAACAGCCTGTCGACTGGTGGTGAGCCCTTGCGCCTTGCTAAACGCATACGGCCTGACAGGCCCCTAAAGATCGTTGCCTTGTGTGACGTGTCTGGATCTATGATGAATTATGCCCGCCCGTTCTTGGCGTTTCTTGCGGGCCTGATGCGCGCGGATAGTGCCAGCGACGCCTACATGTTCCATACGCGATTGGTTCGGATCACGAATGCACTCCGCGATGACGATCCATTACGCGCGCTTAATCGGATAACATTATTGGCCGATGGGTTTGGCGGTGGGTCCAAGATCGGGGCAAATCTACGGCAGTTTACGAACGGTTATGCTCGCAATTTTGTCGATGGACGAAGCGTCGTGATCATCCTCTCGGATGGCTATGACAGCGATAGCTCTGAGGTGATGGGAGTTGCATTGGCGAAGCTAAGGCGCCGCGGATGCAAGATCGTCTGGTTGAACCCGCTCAAAGGCTGGAAGGGATACGAACCTGTGGCGCAGGGCATGGCGGCGGCCTTGCCGTATCTTGATGCCTTTGCTCCTGCAGCGACGTTGAACGATTTGGCAAACTTAGATTCCACGCTGGCGCGACTATGACGCTGTCACACTCAGATCATGCACTGTTAGAAACCGAGATGCAGGTGCTCAAAGCCAAAGGCGTGCCCTTTGCCATGGCCACGGTTGTTCGCACTGTCGATGCGACGTCCGCCAAACCGGGCAGCAAAGCATTACTTGATCAGGACGGTAAAATTCTGATGGGGTGGGTTGGGGGCGGATGCGCGCGTGGGGCCGTCGGCAAGGCCGCGTGTGATGCGATCCAAACTGGTGAACCACAATTTATTTCGCTGCGCCCCCAAGAGTTGCTGGAAACCGAAGGTTTGATCGCGGGAGACGTCCGCGATGGCGTACGGTTCCGTCGTAATGGCTGTCCGTCAAAAGGCACGATGGATGTGTTCGTTGAGCCAGTTCTGCCGTTACCTGAAATGGTGGTGTGCGGGACCGGTTTGGTGGCGATGGCCCTTGCGGATCTTGCGTCTCGATTTGATTATAAGGTCACGGTCCATGCGGCGGAAAATGTTGAAACCGACGCGGATGTTACGCGCGGTTTTGACTTTGCATCCCAAGATTTCATTGTCGTCGCGACCCAAGGTCAAGGCGACAAGAATGCACTGCAGGCCGCAGTTTCTAGTAATTGTGGCCATGTTAGCTTTGTTGGCAGCGTTAGGAAATTTGCAACTATCGCAGCCAAACTGATCGCGGAAAACCCTGATCTTCAACCCATGCTTGCAAAGGTTTGTGCCCCTGCAGGCCTGAATATTAATGCAATCACGCCGGATGAGATTGCACTGTCTATTCTTGCTGAGATCACACAGTTTCGGCGCGCAAATTTAACTGATCGAAACCCACATGATACGTGACACAGCCGCAATTGTTTTAGCAGCAGGGCTTTCGCGACGCATGGGCGAGGTGAATAAACTGCTGCTTTGTGTCGGCGACGACATTTTGCTTCGCCATGTCGTAAACGCTTGCGCAGCGGTTAGCGATCAGCCTGTGACTGTAGTTGTCGGGTACCAAGAAGATGCAGTCAAAAATGCGCTGAGCGATTCAAACGTGATCTTTGTCCAAAACAACCGTTTTGAAGAAGGCCAAATGACATCTGTGGATGCGGGATTGCGGGGTGCGCCTGCAGCGTCGACATATCTTATGGCGCTTGGCGACCAACCAAAGATTACCGCTGATTGCTTAAGCGAGCTTCTTGACGCGCATCATGCAGGGGCGGGTGGGCGCATCACTGTACCGGTGGTGGGCGGGATGCGCGGAAATCCAATTGTAATTCCGGCGGCTCAACGCGCACGGATGTTAGCTGACCCGATCAATTTGGGCTGCCGTAAACTGACGCAAAACTCCCCCGAGCATGTGCATGAATTTACCACATCCAATAGCAGTTTTGTTGACGATATCGACACGCCCGCAGAACTTGCTTTGGCACGATTTCAACTACAGCCACAAAGGACACAGACAAATGAAACGCCTTAGGAACGCAATACAAAAAATCTGCAACCGCTTCTTTCCTGCCATGACAAAAGAACAGGCCGAGCTGTTGGCTTCGGTCAAATTCCCTTGCTGTTGAAATAGGACTAAACCATGGAACTTAAAGACGAAATCATCATCAATGCCCCGCAATACGTCGTATATGCTGCATTAAATGACCCGGAAATTCTGAAGCAATGTATCCCTGGCTGTGAGGAATTGATTAAACATTCGGATACAGAACTGGAGGCAAAAGTTGTTCTTAAAATCGGTCCGGTCAAAGCTAAGTTTAGTGGTAGTGTCACACTCAGTCCTGACGCTCCGCCAGAGCGTTTTTCGCTGACAGGCACAGGTAATGGTGGCGCTGCTGGGTTTGCCAGAGGTGGAGCCGAGGTTGAACTTGAAGCACACCCTGAAGGCACGCTGCTGCGTTACAATGCCAAGGCTGACATCGGTGGAAAGCTGGCGCAATTGGGCGGTCGGCTTATTCAAAGTACGGCAAAGAAATTGGCGGCGAAGTTCTTTAAGAGCTTTGCAGATGTTGTCGGTGAACATGAGGTCACCTGAGTGTAGCATCGACTACGCCGAGCATGCGCTGGACATCCTTGAAGCCACAGTTGCGTTGATCAAAGATGGTCAGCGCTGCGCACTTGTGGCCAGTCTTGCGGTTGAAGGCGGGGCCGCGCGCGAAGTTGGTTCTTTGGCGGTCGTGGTGCAAAACGGATCAATGATTGGGTATTTGTCGAACGGCTGTATCGATCGTGACATTGTCCTTCATGGCCTGGATGCCATCGAGACCAGACAGACAAAGCATATTCGATATGGGGCAGGATCACCGTTTATGGACCTGAGCCTGCCTTGCGGTGGTGCGCTTGATCTTGTCATCGACCCTTCACCGGACCTGAAGACATTGATTGGTGCACTTGATGCACTACGTGAGCGCAAACCGGCTACAATATCCTTTTGCCCAGGTAAGGGACTGATAGCTAGTAACGGTGGACCCAAGCGTTTCTGTTATGCCCCGAAGCCGGCATTGGTTCTTGCTGGCCGTGGCGCAATATTGCGCACGACCGTCGACCTCGCCGCCAAAATGGATTTCGAACTGCACGTCGCCTCCCCTGACGCTGCTGATATGGATAGCCTTTCTGCGCTGAACCCCAAAAGCATGCATCGCATGACGACACCGGCCATATCGTTGGACTTACCGATTGATGCGCACACAGCGGTTTTGCTGCTTTTCCACGATCACGAGTGGGAGCAAGCCTTGCTTATGCGCGCAGCAAAGATGGGTCCTTTCTTTCTTGGGGCGTTGGGCAGCAGAAAAACCCATGGAATTCGACTGCAGAACCTCCAAGACAGTGGCTTAGAGCCTGAATTATGTAAGACAATCCGAGGGCCGATTGGCCTTGTTCCATCTCTTCGCAGTGCATCTTTAATCGCGGTATCAGCACTAGCCGAGGTCACTTCAAATATGCCTGCTTCACAGGTTGCTTTTATCTAGAAAACGGGTCTCTGGAAGTCAGAGGTGATCGTGGGAATTCGGATCCGTAGTTAAGGTGGATTAACTTGTGAGAGAGATGATTCAAAATGACGAAACTAGAGAACCATTCGTCCCACTGCCCGGCAGTTGTTTTCTTGCAAACGATGAGAGGGGGATTTCAAGGCCAAGATTGCGCTTGAAGCGATCCGCGAAGAAATGACAATGGCGGAGGTATCGAAGAAGTATGGCGTTCAGGGGGCTTTGTTGCACAAATCGGCCTGAGGTTGGGCTTCCCCTTACCGCAGACGGATTTGGCCTACAGCCTCTGTTCGAGGCATGCTAAGTGCGGTGAAGCCGTTTAGGATGGCTGCACGGATTTAGATTTCCGCAAACTGCCGGTCGAAATCACGGGCCGAGAGGCGCTGACCGAGCAATTTCACACAGTGCATTCACTGCCCGGCAGGGATGAACTTCGTCCCTGTTCCCGGACATTGGGGTACTTCGTCTCTGTCCGTGAAAGGGGCACCAAATGGGACAACAGCGGCGTAAGTACACAGACGATTATAAGGCCGGGGCAGTTGAGCGACTGTACGAGCCTGGGGCGACGCAAGGCAGCGTTGCCAAGAAAATAAGCGTGTTTGCTTGCGGCACATTGAAGAGCAGATCTCTGTGCCACTTGACGCTCTCATTAGTGCGGCACTCTCTGCAGAAGTCTTAACTACACGTGGCCCTCAAAATATGGCTCAGAGGATGATGGTGGAATGGTTGGCAGGCTGCTGGGAGGTATGCTTCAGCGAGCCGGCGACAACTGACAAGGCGCGGGGTCGGCAGGATGATCCGTTTTTGGCACTTTGCCAAAAAATATCGGGCATAGCGCACGGTAGGCTTCAGCTAAAAGGTGGAAGCCTTGGTAGCCTAAATCTCTCAGGCGTAGTTGACGATGTTCTCAAGGCGCGGCGTTCTCAAATCACATAAACACCGCGGGAGAAGTAATCAGAGAAAAGCTGCCTTTGGCGACAAGGCCACCATTAGCCTTTTGCAGTTGCCCGTTGAATCTGACGCGCAGCTGGGGCTACCATCTTGGTTATTTTTACCATTATCGATCTCCTTTTGTTGGTCGGACAGGAGATGGTCCCCACCAACCATGACGGAAAGAGAACAGGTTGGTGAGGCACATTCCACCTTTGTTAGAGCGCTAATTTAACATGTATCTATGGAAATACACGCCTCGATTTCAGGTGGACTCCGCTAGCCCGAGCATGGGTTCCGCCAATGATCTCGCTTCAACAATGTGACGTGGGCTTTCTTCCAATCTCATACCGTTCACCTCAATCAGATAGCTTCCCTTTGCATGGCCATGTGGTTCCAAACGAATGACCAAAGCACAGATAGCACCGTCACGACGAAAGTAGCGAGGGTCACCCTGGTTGCCCGATGACCATCCATACCTTGGGAACGGAAATGGCCTGATCTCTTTCAGTCCATCAGGAACAAAATCCACAAACGATCATACTTATTTTTTCAAATCTTTTCTCTTGACGGATTGTGATCGGGTATGATTGATTATGTTCATACTTGACTGCTATTGCGCGGTTGGTGTTTTTTGCGGTTGTTTGTTGGGGGGGGATATGTCGGAGAACTTTGATCTGGCCGCTGTAAGGCGACGCAAAATTGTTGACCTTGTCCGCGTGCGGGGGGCCATGGGTATTCGCGATTTGGGCGTTCAATTCAGCGTGTCAGAGGCGACAGTCCGACGTGATCTAAAGGCTTTGGATGATGAGGGCATTGTTGTGCGCACGCACGGTGGTGTTTTAATGAATTCCAACGTCAGGGTTGATTTGCCAAACGAAGAACGCAAGGCCGTCGGTGCAGCAGAAAAGCGTCGGATTGGCCAGGCCGCGATTGAAATGCTGTCTGATGACGAGGTGGTGTTTCTGGATGCAGGCACGACAGCTCACGCAGTGGCCGCCTATGCCCACCAGAAATCGCGCTGTACCTACGTCACTACTTCTTTGGGGGTGGCGAACCAATTACAGGCACAGGGTATTGTCAATTTCTACATGATTGGCGGCTCCTACGAGCCGGTGAACGATTCATTTGCTGGGACATTGGCAGTGTCCGCTTTGCGTTCCCTTTCGTTCGACATCGCCTTTTTGTGTTGTTCGGCAGTGGATGTGGGCAAACGTTCGATTAGCGTTGCGAGCGAGGTGTATGCGCAGGTGCAAAAAGAAGTCATTCTGAACACCCGTCGCCGGTTTGTGATTGCGGATGCGAGTAAGTTCAAACCCAACGCCTTCATGCGCACGTCACAATTTGATCAGATAACTGGCATTATTACGAACCGCGAACTTGATGAAGGCACGATTGCCAAAATCAGAGACGCCGATTTGGAGCTCGTATTAGTATGACACAAGCAGGTGTATCGCTCGATGTACAGAACTTGCGCAAAAGCTGGGGTAAGACCGATGTTTTGATGGGCGTTAATTTCAACATCGAGCCTGGTGGTTTTTTGACACTTCTGGGCCCTTCAGGATGTGGCAAAAGTACGGCCCTCCGTCTGATTTCAGGGCTGGATGAAGTCAGTGATGGCAAGATTTTGATCGAGGGAAACGATGTCACCCAACGCCCTGCCGACCAGCGCAATATCGGAATGGTGTTTCAAAATTATGCCCTGTTTCCGCATATGACTGTCGGTGAAAACATCGCCTATGGTTTGAAAGTGCGCAGAGTGGCAAAGGCGGCGCGCATTGCATCCGTCGCGCGGGTGGCTGAATTGATGGCACTCGGACCGCTTTTAGACCGTAAGCCTGCGCAGCTTTCTGGGGGGCAACAACAACGCGTCGCTCTGGCGCGGGTTTTGGTTTCTGAACGCCCGTTAGTTTTGATGGATGAACCGCTGTCGAACTTGGATGCAAAACTTCGGGTAGAAATCCGGAGTGAAATCAGAGCGCTGAATAAGAAATTGGGCATTACAATCGTGTATGTGACGCACGACCAAAGCGAAGCGTTGTCGATGTCGGACACCGTGGTTTTGATGAATGAGGGGCGGGCCGAACAGATTGGTACGCCTAAACAGCTATATGATGCACCAGCTACGATTTTTGCCGCCAGATTTATTGGAACGCCGCCGATGAACCTGTTGCCCGCGTCTGACGTAACGGTGCATGACGAAATGCGCGCAGATGCGGATATGTCAGATTTGCTGATTGGGGTGCGGCCGGAAAGCCTGACCTTTCCTGAGCAAACTATGGAACTAGCGGCGAACTGCAACGTCACCAGTGTTGAATATGAGGGTAGCGTATTTCTTGTGCATCTGATGTCGCCATCAGGGTCGCCCTTCATCTTGTCTTATGCAGGTGCAGATGTGCCAGAGCAGGGCGATGCAATTACCGTGGGCTGGACCCGCGCGGCAACGCATCTGTTTTCAAAAACGACCGGGCAGCGGATTCCATCTGCCCCATAAATAACGGCTTAAAAATGCCGTCCACTCAATCCAAGGAGGAAAACGAACCATGACTTTTAAGAAGAACCAAGTTATTCCATTTGGCGCAGCTGCTTTAATGGGAGTAAGCGCCACCGCGCTGAGTGCCGCAGATCTTGAATTCTATTTCCCGGTCGGGGTGAACGCCCCCGCAGTTGCGACAATTCAGGAATTGACTGATGAATGGGCGGCGATGAACCCGCAACATACTGTCACGGCGATTTATGCCGGCAATTATGAAGAAACGACAACAAAGGCACTGACCGCCGCCAACGCAGGCAATCCGCCACAGGTGGCTGTGTTGTTGTCGATTGATCTGTTCACTCTGATCGAAGAAGACGTTATTGTTCCCATTTCTGATATTGCGACGTCCGACGCAGATCAAGAGTGGATCGCCGGTTTTTATCCAGCCTTCATGAAAGATTCGCAGTTCGAAGGAAAGACATATGCCATTCCGTTTCAGCGTTCGACGCCTGTGTTTTATTACAACAAAGACGCTTTTCGCGCGGCAGGCCTAGATCCGGAATCGCCACCCACCACTTGGGAGGACATGATCGAAGTTGGCAAAGCGCTGACCCTCAGAGACGACAATGGAAATGTTACACAATGGGGAACGCGCATCCCAACACTGGGTCTTGGCGGCGCATGGCTGTTTGGCGGTTTGGTTGTGTCAATGGATGACGTATTGACCACGGAAACAGGGATCGAGGCTCGCATGGACACCCCGGCAACGGTGGCGTCTCTGGAATTCTTGCTCGAGCTTGCCAATGAGGGCGTGATGGCGCCGGGTGGTATCAGCTGGGGTGACACGCCCAAAGCTTTCCTTGAAGGGCAGGCCGCATCGATTTGGACATCCACTGGTAACTTGGCATTTATTGAGGAAAATGCAGAGTTTGATTGGGGTGTCGGCTTTTTGCCCGGGGGCAACGGGCCGGGTGCGCCCATCGGTGGTGGTAACTTCTATATCTTCCAAGACACCACTGATGAAGAACGCGAGGCTGCTTTGGATTTCATTAGATTCATGTCTTCGCCTGCAAGCGCGGCAAAGTGGAGCATCGCCACGGGATATGTTGCACCGCGCCCAGACACTTGGGAAACGCCCGAGATGAGAGCCTATGTCGAACGTCTGCCACAGGCATTGGTCGCGCTTGAGCAGCTGCCCTTTGCAGAGCGTGAGTTTGCTACGTTCCAGCGCGCCAAGGTCACCCAATATCTTGTGGATGCCATTGAAAGCGTAGTGACGGGTAATGCTGAACCCGCTGAGGCGCTGCAAAAGGCGCAAGAGGGCGCGGACAGCGTGCTTGGTGAATATAACTAGGCGATAATAACGGGATGCCCCGCGTAGGACATGCGCGGGGCAAGCCTAACCATCCAGCACCAAGGTGAAGACACATGAACAAAAGAATGACCACAGGGCCGGCCATCATCATGCTGGTCATCCCTTGCGCCATTTTGGTGGCTTTTACCCATTATCCAGCCGTCATGGCGCTGATCAATTCGTTCTGGAATAATGCCAGTTCGCGCCGCCCTTTGCGGTTTGTAGGCACCGAAAATTATCAGGCGATGTTGGCAGATGATCGTCTGGTACAGGTGTTGGTGAACAGCACGATCTACGCACTTGGTACTGTGCCGCTGGCTATCGGACTGGCCATCGGAATGGCGCTTTTGGTGAATTCGCGCCTGCCGGGTACCGCTTTTATGCGACTATCTTTCTTTTTGCCAACGATGCTGCCAATGATCGCGGTCGCCAATATCTGGTTGTTTTTCTATGCGCCGGGTATCGGTCTGGCCTCTCAGATTTTGGGCATCTTTGGACTGCCACCTATCAATTTTCTGGGGCAGACAGAAACCGCGCTTGGGTCAATGATGTTCGTTGCGATCTGGAAAGAGGCGGGGCTGTTTATGATTTTCTACCTCGCTGCGCTGCAATCGGTGCCAACCAATTTAAAAGATGCGGCTAAATTAGAGGGTGCGGGACGGGTACGGGTATTTATCGATGTGGTGCTCCCCCTGTTGCGTCCAACAACCATTTTTGTCGCGGTTAACGCGCTGATCAACGCGTTCCGGCTGGTGGATCACGTGGTGGTCATGACCGAGGGTGGCCCCAACAACTCAAGCGCATTGCTCCTCTATTACATTTATGAGGTCACATTCCGCCAACGTGATTTTGCCTATGGAGCCACGCTTACCGTGCTGATGGTCGTGCTGCTGGGTATCCTTGCCATAATCCAGTTTTGGGTGCTGAACCGAAAGGCACATTACCAATGAACCGAGGTCTAAACAAAATTCTGTTGGGCACGCTCACTTCTGTCTTCGCCGGTGTTTGGGCGCTGCCTTTTATGTACTCAGTCTGGACTGCGTTTCACGATGAACGCTACGCCTCAAACTTTCAGTGGGATGCAGCTTGGACCGTCGCCAATTTTATCGAGGCGTGGCACGCAGCGCCCTTTGCATTGTATTTCGTCAATACGCTAATATTAATCAGTATCGTTTTGGCAGCCAACTTGATCCTGTGCACCTTGGTGGCCTATGCCTTTGTGCGGTACAAATTCCGCTGGTCGGGTTTTTTGTTTGCTCTGATTATGGTGCAGCTTTTGATATCGCCAGAAATCCTGATCGTCGAAAATTATCTGATCCTTTCACGCCTCGGATTAATCGATACGATTATCGGTATCGCGCTACCTTATCTGACATCGGCGTTCGGCATTTTCCTGTTACGCCAAACCTTTTTGACAGTGCCTAAATCTCTGGATGAAGCGGCGCAGATGGAAGGTGCAAGTGCGTGGCAAATTTTGTGGAACATCTATGTTCCCTTGGCGTGGCCGGTCTATTTGGCTTATTCTCTGGTGTCGGTCAGCTTTCACTGGAACAATTTTCTATGGCCGCTGATTGTGACTAATTCACCCGAAGTGCGGCCCGTAACAGTGGGTCTGAGCGTATTTGCTACGGTGGACAGCGGCGTGGAATGGTCATTGGTAAATGCCGCCACTTTGATGACGACGGCACCGCTGATCATAGCCTTCATTATCTTTCAACGCCAATTCGTCGCCAATTTTATGCGCGCAGGAATCAAATAGTGAGGGACCAAGGATGTTGATTGCCCATATTTCCGATTTCCACATTTTCGCTGAAGCGCCGGAAACAAGCTTAGTCCGCCCAGATGCAGCCGATGCGGCGCGTAAAGTGGTCGCGGATATTGCCGCTTTCACGCCCCAAATCGGAGCGGTGATGTTTACGGGTGACCTGACTGATGGCGGCTCGGCAGAAGATTATGCGCTGCTGACAGATATTCTATCACCGCTCGACGTGCCGGTTTTCGTCGTGCCTGGCAACCACGACGCTCGTCCAGGAATGCGTGCGTCGTTTGCTGGAAAGTTGCCATTTGAGGCGGATCCGTTTCTGAATTACGAGGCCTGGTTCAACGATATCCGCATCCTTGCGCTTGATACCCTGTGGGACGGGCAGATTGCTGGGCGGCTTGACCAGACTCAACTGGTCTGGTTGGCTGAGCGTCTAGCAGTGCCCCATCATGGGTTGACCCTAATCTTGATGCACCATCCAGCATTTCCATCGCAAATGGCACCGCTCGATGCGATGACGCTGCAAGA from Octadecabacter antarcticus 307 includes the following:
- a CDS encoding aerobic carbon-monoxide dehydrogenase large subunit; the protein is MKDEVTRDERVSNLKGLGCSRKRVEDARFTQGKGNYIDDMNLPGTLTGDFVRSPYAHARIKSINIDAAMALDGVVAVLTAKDLEPLGLHWMPTLAGDKQMVLADGKVLFQGQEVAFVVASDRYIASDAVELVEVEYEELPVIVDPFKSMQSDVVLREDLDPKAPGAHGPRKHHNHIFTWEVGDEEGTNAVIDDADIVAEESMYYHRTHPCPLEPCGCVASMDKVNGKLTLWGTFQAPHVVRTVASLLSGIEEHNIRVVSPDIGGGFGNKVGVYPGYICSIVASIVTGVPVKWVEDRMENLMSTAFARDYWMKGKISATKEGKITGLHCHVTADHGAFDACADPTKFPAGFMNICTGSYDIPIAYLGVDGVYTNKAPGGVSYRCSFRVTEAVYFIERMIEVLAIEMDMDAAELRRINFIKKEQFPYNSALGWEYDSGDYHTAWDKALKAVDYDGLRKEQAERVAAFKRGETRTIMGIGLSFFTEIVGAGPVKNCDILGMGMFDSCEIRIHPTGSAVARLGTISQGQGHATTFAQILASEIGISAESITIEEGDTDTAPYGLGTYGSRSTPVAGAAAAMAGRKIRAKAQMIAAYLLEVHDDDVEFDVDRFVIKGAPERFKTMGEIAYAAYNQAIPGLEPGLEAVSYYDPPNMTYPFGAYVCVMDIDVDTGVPTINRFYALDDCGTRINPMVIEGQIHGGLTEALAVALGQEIAYDDMGNHKNATLMDFFLPTAWEVPNYETDFTVTPSPHHPIGAKGVGESPHVGGVPCFSNAVQDAFRPFGNRHTNMPHDHWRIWKTANDLGMHD
- a CDS encoding AAA family ATPase, whose amino-acid sequence is MTSWTNLQTALATTGYIASDDLATALHIAITLGRPLLLEGAAGVGKTEVARALAKVHDTQLIRLQCYEGLDASQAIYEWNYQRQLLSIRAASEAGETGSAVEARIFSEDYLLERPLLKAIRQDIPPVLLIDEIDRADEEFEAYLLEVLSEFQITVPELGTITATTRPLVILTANGTRDLSDALRRRCIYAHVDYPDRQTELAILASRCPEIEAHLSAQIVGFVQKLRAEELEKVPGIAEMLDFAAALAGLGIKDLTTNPVVLHAALATLLKTQSDRAAVPTEVAARIAGKAA
- a CDS encoding vWA domain-containing protein; the protein is MSKVTRFAAADPGPTARVSGFMAHLREHGFRLGVAETATALQALSCVNPAVPSDARLALKSVCAGSVEDIAQFDLLFDAFWMNEGRVRHKVMSTEQVKSKENSTNSRTDETQSCTGKGSIHAPKDGDDGDDTFAEGTGKLVASQANNLMKKDLRELVSAEDIRAAELIAIRLGKALRDRRSRRRKAAKRGVSIDLRRTMRNSLSTGGEPLRLAKRIRPDRPLKIVALCDVSGSMMNYARPFLAFLAGLMRADSASDAYMFHTRLVRITNALRDDDPLRALNRITLLADGFGGGSKIGANLRQFTNGYARNFVDGRSVVIILSDGYDSDSSEVMGVALAKLRRRGCKIVWLNPLKGWKGYEPVAQGMAAALPYLDAFAPAATLNDLANLDSTLARL
- a CDS encoding XdhC family protein; protein product: MTLSHSDHALLETEMQVLKAKGVPFAMATVVRTVDATSAKPGSKALLDQDGKILMGWVGGGCARGAVGKAACDAIQTGEPQFISLRPQELLETEGLIAGDVRDGVRFRRNGCPSKGTMDVFVEPVLPLPEMVVCGTGLVAMALADLASRFDYKVTVHAAENVETDADVTRGFDFASQDFIVVATQGQGDKNALQAAVSSNCGHVSFVGSVRKFATIAAKLIAENPDLQPMLAKVCAPAGLNINAITPDEIALSILAEITQFRRANLTDRNPHDT
- a CDS encoding nucleotidyltransferase family protein, whose protein sequence is MIRDTAAIVLAAGLSRRMGEVNKLLLCVGDDILLRHVVNACAAVSDQPVTVVVGYQEDAVKNALSDSNVIFVQNNRFEEGQMTSVDAGLRGAPAASTYLMALGDQPKITADCLSELLDAHHAGAGGRITVPVVGGMRGNPIVIPAAQRARMLADPINLGCRKLTQNSPEHVHEFTTSNSSFVDDIDTPAELALARFQLQPQRTQTNETP
- a CDS encoding SRPBCC family protein, giving the protein MELKDEIIINAPQYVVYAALNDPEILKQCIPGCEELIKHSDTELEAKVVLKIGPVKAKFSGSVTLSPDAPPERFSLTGTGNGGAAGFARGGAEVELEAHPEGTLLRYNAKADIGGKLAQLGGRLIQSTAKKLAAKFFKSFADVVGEHEVT